The genomic stretch ttgctgcagtaagccagaacacaatagaatagcttttggaacttgtaggatgataaaaaacaggatgcaatttttgttacggagtctctttaagtctataaCTCTTTGGTTAGATTTATGTTGTCCATTGTCCAATATTTAATTACAGATGATGGAAAAAATAACTGAGCATGGTGTTGTTACATACGTCAATTAGCAActgttttacaaatgttttgattTACATAAATGACGTTATAGAATAATTACTATTAGTGCCTGTTATGAGCTTTAAAATGACTGTTATTAATATTCTTGATTTTGTTTATCCCATGGAGACCAAAAAAGACTATGTTCCATCAACTCTTTCTTCAAATGTAACTTCAACCCGTGTGACAGAATTCATTATTTTTGGTTTTCCAAGCCTTCAGAAATATCACCTTGTGCTTTTTTGCGTTTTTCTTTGCCTCTACCTGTTCACCATCTGTGGCAATGGGATTATCTTCTTTATGGTCATCTTTAGCAAACATCTGAATACCCCGATGTATTTCTTTGTCTGTAATTTGTCTTTCCTTGACATGAGCTACAGCTCAGTAACCATCCCGAAGATGCTGGCCAAGTTCTTGATGAATCTTGATACCATCTCATACGTGGCTTGCCTTGCCCAAATGTATATCTTCCTGTCTTTAGTAGCAACTGAGTGTTTACTCCTTACTGTAATGGCTTATGATCGCTACTTAGCAATATGCTACCCCTTACATTACCCAGTTATGATGACGAAAAGGTTATACATAACACTGTCAGCTGCAGCATGGACTGGAGGATTTGCAGCTCCTCTGGTACTATTGATCTTAGCCTTAAAATTACCTTTTTGTGGTCCCAATATCATCCACCATTACTACTGTGATCATCCTCCACTGTTGCAGTTGGCTTGTGTTGACACATCCCTCAATGTGACCGTTGGTTCTTCCATTGCTGCCTTCCTCATGTTGATAAGCTTTACACTGATTGTTATTTCATATGTTAAGATTATATTAGCAATTCTTACAATCAATTCCCGTGCAGGTCGCAAGAAAACATTTTCGACTTGTGCCTCTCACTTTGCAGTTGTGAATGTTTTCTACTTACCCATTATCTTCATGTATGTTCGTCCAAAAGCCTCGTACTCCTCAGATGTGGACTCTTTGGTGGCCCTTTTATATACAGTGTTAAGTCCTGTGATGAATCCTATTATATACAGCTTGAGAAACAAGGACATTAAAGATGCTATCAGACATAAAATCAGCTGCAAATATATCAGAACCTGCTTTGCTGCAGTATAAAAATAGGGTAAGGATATTAATGATAATGGATCTACGTATAAAGGAGGAATGTAGTATTCACCCAATATTAATAGCGTTGTACATTCAGTATATATAAATTAGTTAATGTTACATTGCTCAAAAGATTACCCAAAAGACTTACTATGCAGCTCACCACTTGACCTTAGACCCATTAGAATAACAGGTGCTAGAGCCCGCGGTAGCTCGGgttatttgccccccccccctccacaaacaGTCACTCAACTCTTTATTCCTTTTCTCCCAGGCTCCAGACTGCCCCCCTCTGCCCAgacagccaatcaggagccatgATTTTTAAGCCTCTTACACACGCATGACTAAAGTTGTctgaggtggccaataatgaccacctcagcCAATAGTCAGGCTTGTGTATTGAGGCCCTTGACCGCCTACCCACAAGCGATCCACCCGAGGGATCAATTTGGCCAAGTGATGGCCAACCCTTTATGcacaccctccccccacccacctcCCGCCACATGATTTCATGTACTCCCCGCTTTGTCATCCCTTCGCCTCCTTGCATAGCAACAGTATGCATTGTCGGCTACACAGCTCACTCCGCATCTGTACAGGCTGGCCCAGCGGTGATGCCCAAGAAGAGCGAGTCCTGATCCCCGATGAGCAACATTAGccaaaggtgtgtatgcacctttagttatAAACAGACCTCTCAGGcgctgattcataaaggcaagtgAAAGAGTTGTCCATAGAAACCAGTAAAGCTTCatccgttaaagggaacctaaactgagagggatatgaatgtttccttttaaacaataccagtttcctggcattcctgctgatcccttagtagtggctgtagtagtggctgaatcacagacctaaaacaagcatgcagctaatccagtctgacttcagtcagagcatctgatctgcatgcttgttcaggggctgtggctaaaagtattagagacacaggatcagcaggagagtcaggcaactggtattattttaaatggacaaatccatatccttctcagtttaggtgtcctttaaccaagcTCCAGAATTGCAATTTTATCAAACTTTTGTTTCAGATCCTTATCAGATCTCTGCATATATGCTTATACATATCAATGCAGTGGATACCACAAGTGCTAAATGGGAAGGTGCCAGGAATCATGCAATATCTTGTTTCATCTGCTGGTGGCAGAAATGAATCTAAGCTTTAGTGAGCTTCCACTGCGCACCAATAAGTGGTCCTCTGCAGACTTTGAAATTCTTGAAGCTCCCAGTTTCACCTGCAGATGGCACCATGGCCTTGGATCGTTTTAAAACTTCCACCTTCACACCAACAGGTGTTCACATCAAACTATGGAACTCATGATCATCCAACCAACATATCTGTGGATTTCCTATATAAAGTTTTCTTCTTCTCTGAAACTTTGGTAAAATATCTCATTTACTAGGCCCTGTGTGCTGGTGATTCCTGGACTTCCTGGTCTAAACCGTTCATGTTATTGTGTGCTTGTTGTTCTTATGACCTAGTTTTGGTCTTGCATCCTGCCTCTGACATTCCTCCTGCCTATGTATTGCTTGTATATGTTTGTAGATATTGATTAATGCTCACTAGTTAGTCAGGTTTTGTGCTACTTGATGGGTTGTTTGTTGTGCAcggtgtaattgccatttttttacTTGTATGTAGTTTAATATTTCCACTAAAACTTTATTCGTTATTATGTGGTCTGTTGTCTTCAGTATATTGCTGCAAAGGGTGGTTATCTGCTTACTGCTTGTTAGGCCCATAACAAGAGGACCTGCCTTCCACAAGATTAATTCCAGTGTAAGACCATTGGCATATGGGAGATGACACAAAGCCACATTCTGATGTGGTAGGGCAACACCGATTTCCTCCTGTACATCCATAACATGATTAATGCTGTACATTCCCTTAAAAAGTTGTAACGATAAGTGTCAGCAAGTAcaaagttctgattatttggttatcttcagtatcaccaataatgcagatactatatctgattatgtggtgatctgcagaatcaccaataatgcaaatatagtaATACAAAGATATCAAGACCTTAGTCATACTTTATTGTaataagtg from Hyperolius riggenbachi isolate aHypRig1 chromosome 2, aHypRig1.pri, whole genome shotgun sequence encodes the following:
- the LOC137544804 gene encoding olfactory receptor 6N1-like, encoding METKKDYVPSTLSSNVTSTRVTEFIIFGFPSLQKYHLVLFCVFLCLYLFTICGNGIIFFMVIFSKHLNTPMYFFVCNLSFLDMSYSSVTIPKMLAKFLMNLDTISYVACLAQMYIFLSLVATECLLLTVMAYDRYLAICYPLHYPVMMTKRLYITLSAAAWTGGFAAPLVLLILALKLPFCGPNIIHHYYCDHPPLLQLACVDTSLNVTVGSSIAAFLMLISFTLIVISYVKIILAILTINSRAGRKKTFSTCASHFAVVNVFYLPIIFMYVRPKASYSSDVDSLVALLYTVLSPVMNPIIYSLRNKDIKDAIRHKISCKYIRTCFAAV